The following nucleotide sequence is from Actinomycetota bacterium.
CATGATCTTGCGGCGCTCCTCGAAGGGCAGCTTGTACCAGGTGCGCTTCTTGTCGAGTGGGTAGAGGAACAGGTAGCTGGAGCCGTTCGGCCCGGTGGGCATGTTGAACTCCTGGCCCTCGTGTTTGTGGCCCTTGAGGTAGGCGGACTTGCGGGTCATGCACAGGTAGGAGTAGCTGGGGGCCAGCGCCCGGCCGAGGGCGGTCCCGTTCAGGGAGGCCTGGAAGGCCTGGAGACCCTCGGGGCTGTCGCCGATCTGCCAGAACAGCAGGTCGGCGTCGGCTCGAAGCCCAACCGTCGAGTAGGGGTGCACGTCGATGGGGGCCGCGGCCACCGCTTCGGCGAACTCCTTTTTGTGCATCGCCCGCTCCTCGTCCGGCAACCGGCGCCAGGCGGGGTCGACCTTGTAGAGGGAGTAGCGCATCACTTTTCTGCCGTCAGTTTCCATTGCTATTCGATCCTTTCCAGCGCCCGACCGGCCGCCGCAACTACGTCGTGCACGTGCGCGGCGCTGTGCGCTGCGCTCAGGAATACCGCCTCGAACTGGGAGGGCGGCCAGTAGACGCCTTCGTTAAGCATCGCATGGAAGAAGCGGGCGAACCTGGTGGTGTCCGACTGCTTGGCCTCCTCCAGGTTGCCGACCGGGCCGTCTTTGAAGAACAAGGTGAACATCGAGCCGACCCGCTGGATGGTCACCGGGAGGCCGGCCTTCTTCGCCGCCTCCTCCAGCCCGTCGGTCAGCGTCCCGGTCATCCGGTCCAGGTGGGCGTACAGCCCGGCCGGGTCGTCGGCGCCGCCGGGGGCCGAAGCGAACCGCTGGATGCCTCGGATCGTGCCGATGCCGGCGCCCACGCTCATCGGGTTCCCGGCGAGAGTTCCCGCCTGGTAGACCGGTCCGGCGGGGGCGATCTGGCCCATGAGCTCTTTGCTGCCCCCATAAGCGCCGATCGGCAGCCCTCCGCCGATGACCTTGCCGAGGATCGTGAGGTCCGGGTTGATGCCGAACATGCCCTGGGCGCCGGAGTAGCCGACCCTGAAGCCGGTGACGACCTCGTCGAATATCAGCAGGGCGGCGTCGGCCTCGGTTATCGCCCTTAGCTCCTCCAGGAAGCCGGGGGCCGGGGGGACGACGCCCATGTTGGCGGCAACCGGTTCGACGATCACCGCGGCGATCTTTCCGTCGTTGGCGGCGAACGCTTCCTGCACGGCGGCGGTGTCGTTGTAGGGGACCACGATGGTGTCGCCCGAGGTGCCCTTGGTGACGCCGGGGGAGTCCGGCAGGCCGAGGGTGGCGACGCCGGAGCCAGCCTGGACCAGGAGCGCGTCGACGTGGCCGTGGTAGCAGCCGGCAAACTTCAGGATCTTGTCCCGCCCGGTGGCGGCCCGGGCCAGGCGGAGGGCGCTCATCGTGGCCTCGGTGCCGGAGGAGACGAACCGCACCATCTCCACGGCGGGCAGGGCTTCGACCAGCATCTTGGCCAGCCGGGTCTCGTTCGGGGTGGGGGCGCCGAACGAGGTGCCGCCGAACCCGGCGTACAGCCCCCGCATTACCTTCGGGTCGGCGTGTCCGAGAATCAGCGGGCCCCAGGAACTGAGCATGTCGATGTAGCGGTTGCCGTCGATGTCGGTGACCTCGGCGCCGTAGCCGGCCTTCATGAACACCGGGGTGCCGCCGACCGAGCCGAATGCGCGGACCGGGGAGGAAACGCCGC
It contains:
- the hemL gene encoding glutamate-1-semialdehyde 2,1-aminomutase; the protein is MEHRKSEQAFRAAQKVMPGGVSSPVRAFGSVGGTPVFMKAGYGAEVTDIDGNRYIDMLSSWGPLILGHADPKVMRGLYAGFGGTSFGAPTPNETRLAKMLVEALPAVEMVRFVSSGTEATMSALRLARAATGRDKILKFAGCYHGHVDALLVQAGSGVATLGLPDSPGVTKGTSGDTIVVPYNDTAAVQEAFAANDGKIAAVIVEPVAANMGVVPPAPGFLEELRAITEADAALLIFDEVVTGFRVGYSGAQGMFGINPDLTILGKVIGGGLPIGAYGGSKELMGQIAPAGPVYQAGTLAGNPMSVGAGIGTIRGIQRFASAPGGADDPAGLYAHLDRMTGTLTDGLEEAAKKAGLPVTIQRVGSMFTLFFKDGPVGNLEEAKQSDTTRFARFFHAMLNEGVYWPPSQFEAVFLSAAHSAAHVHDVVAAAGRALERIE
- a CDS encoding chlorite dismutase family protein; this encodes METDGRKVMRYSLYKVDPAWRRLPDEERAMHKKEFAEAVAAAPIDVHPYSTVGLRADADLLFWQIGDSPEGLQAFQASLNGTALGRALAPSYSYLCMTRKSAYLKGHKHEGQEFNMPTGPNGSSYLFLYPLDKKRTWYKLPFEERRKIMGEHFKIGHRYPNVAIHTGYSFGLDDQEFVVAFEGESLGEFLDLVEELRGSESSAYTARDVPIFTCVKMPLADILNQLDGA